In Ctenopharyngodon idella isolate HZGC_01 chromosome 20, HZGC01, whole genome shotgun sequence, the following proteins share a genomic window:
- the thbs1b gene encoding thrombospondin-1 isoform X1, whose protein sequence is MKSTAIFLLLMLWNCESARVAESRDDNSVYDLFELVQVPRKNHGVTLVKGDDPYSPAYKILNPDLIPPVPESAFRDLIDSIHAERGFLLLVNFKQFKHTRGSLLTVEKNDGSGPVFEIVSNGKANTLDIVFSTENKQQVVSIEEADLAVGHWKNITLFVQEDRVQFYVGCEEVNAAELDASIQSILTQETPSVASLRIGKGALKDRFMGVLQNVRFVFGTTLEAILRNKGCQNSIMTDIITLDNPINGSRPAIRTDYTGHKTKDLQMICGFSCEDLVGMFKELKGLGVVVQELSKELRKVTEEKNIIMHSMGIHEGVCLHNGIVHKNKEEWTVDDCTECTCQNSATLCRKISCPLIPCANATVPDGECCPRCGTPSDSAEDGWSPWSEWTHCSVSCGRGIQQRGRSCDRINNNCEGTSVQTRDCYLQECDKRFKQDGSWSHWSPWSSCSVTCGAGVITRIRLCNSPTPQMEGKDCQGEGRQTERCEKSPCPINGGWGPWSPWDTCSITCGGGVQNRKRLCNNPVPKYGGKDCVGDAKASQLCNKQACPIDGCLSNPCFEGAQCTSFPDGSWKCGKCPTGYTGNGINCKDINECEEVPDACFEFNGVHRCENTVPGYNCLPCPTRYTGPQPFGQGVEDAAAKKQVCTPRNPCLDGSHDCNKNARCNYLGHFSDPMYRCECKPGFAGNGHICGEDTDLDGWPNADLVCVENATYHCKKDNCPNLPNSGQEDYDKDGIGDACDDDDDDDGIPDDRDNCPLIFNPRQYDYDRDDVGDRCDNCPYNSNPDQTDTDNNGEGDACAVDIDGDGILNENDNCPYLYNVDQKDTDFDGVGDQCDNCPLEHNPDQLDSDADRVGDKCDSNQDIDEDGHQNNLDNCPYIPNANQADHDKDGKGDACDYDDDNDGIPDDKDNCRLVSNPDQLDSDGDGRGDACKDDFDQDNVLDIYDVCPENFDISETDFRKFQMVPLDPKGTSQIDPNWVVRHQGKELVQTVNCDPGIAVGFDEFNSVDFSGTFFINTERDDDYAGFVFGYQSSSRFYVVMWKQITQTYWSSTPTKAQGYSGLSIKVVNSTTGPGEHLRNALWHTGDTPGQVRTLWHDPKNVGWKDFTAYRWHLTHRPRTGHIRVVMYEGKKIMADSGRIYDKTYAGGRLGLFVFSQEMVYFSDLKYECRDA, encoded by the exons AAAGTCGAGACGACAACAGTGTTTACGATCTGTTTGAGCTCGTCCAAGTGCCGAGGAAAAACCACGGGGTCACCCTGGTGAAAGGCGACGACCCGTACAGCCCCGCCTACAAGATCCTGAACCCCGACCTGATTCCCCCGGTTCCCGAGAGCGCCTTCAGGGACCTAATCGATTCCATTCACGCCGAGAGAGGATTTCTGCTCCTGGTCAATTTCAAGCAGTTCAAGCACACGAGGGGAAGCCTTCTGACCGTGGAGAAGAATGACGGCTCCGGACCCGTTTTCGAAATCGTTTCCAACGGGAAAGCCAACACTCTGGACATTGTTTTTTCCACTGAAAACAAGCAACAGGTCGTGTCCATCGAGGAAGCGGATTTGGCGGTGGGACATTGGAAAAACATCACTCTTTTCGTGCAGGAGGACAGGGTTCAGTTCTATGTGGGATGTGAAGAGGTGAATGCAGCGGAGCTCGATGCTTCTATCCAGTCAATCCTCACTCAGGAGACCCCAAGTGTGGCGAGCTTGAGGATCGGCAAGGGCGCATTGAAGGACAGGTTCATG GGGGTGCTGCAAAATGTGCGCTTTGTGTTCGGAACAACACTGGAAGCGATTCTGAGGAATAAAGGATGCCAAAACT CAATTATGACTGATATCATCACTCTTGACAATCCCATAAATGGATCCAGACCTGCAATCAGGACTGATTACACCGGCCACAAAACAAAAG ATCTGCAGATGATTTGTGGCTTCTCATGTGAGGACCTGGTTGGCATGTTCAAGGAACTGAAAGGTCTTGGTGTGGTGGTGCAAGAACTGTCTAAAGAACTCCGCAAAGTG ACTGAAGAGAAAAACATAATCATGCATAGCATGGGCATTCATGAAGGTGTCTGTCTTCACAATGGaattgtgcacaaaaacaaggAGGAATGGACGGTGGACGATTGCACAGAGTGCACTTGCCAG AACTCTGCAACGTTGTGCCGCAAGATTTCATGTCCCCTAATTCCGTGTGCAAACGCCACAGTGCCTGATGGGGAATGCTGCCCTCGTTGTGGAACCC CGAGCGACTCCGCTGAGGATGGCTGGTCCCCCTGGTCTGAATGGACCCATTGTTCTGTGTCCTGTGGAAGGGGCATTCAGCAGCGCGGCCGCTCTTGCGACCGCATCAATAACAACTGCGAGGGCACGTCTGTGCAAACGAGAGACTGCTACCTCCAGGAGTGTGACAAGCGCT TTAAGCAAGATGGCAGCTGGAGTCACTGGTCACCCTGGTCCTCCTGCTCGGTCACCTGCGGTGCTGGCGTTATCACTCGCATCCGTCTCTGCAACTCCCCAACACCTCAGATGGAAGGCAAAGATTGCCAGGGTGAAGGTCGGCAAACTGAGAGGTGTGAGAAATCACCATGTCCGA TCAATGGTGGCTGGGGACCATGGTCACCCTGGGACACTTGCTCCATTACCTGTGGCGGTGGCGTCCAAAATCGTAAGCGTCTTTGCAATAATCCAGTACCCAAgtatggcggcaaagactgcgTGGGAGACGCAAAGGCCAGCCAGCTTTGTAACAAACAAGCCTGTCCAATTG ATGGATGTCTTTCAAATCCATGCTTTGAAGGAGCCCAGTGTACAAGCTTCCCAGATGGCTCTTGGAAATGTGGAAAATGCCCCACTGGATACACTGGAAATGGAATTAACTGCAAGGATATCAATGAG TGTGAGGAAGTCCCTGACGCCTGCTTTGAATTTAATGGAGTCCATAGGTGTGAGAACACAGTGCCAGGCTACAACTGCCTGCCATGTCCCACTCGCTACACCGGCCCACAGCCGTTTGGTCAAGGAGTGGAAGATGCTGCTGCCAAGAAACAG GTGTGCACGCCTCGTAATCCCTGCCTCGATGGAAGCCACGACTGCAATAAGAACGCTCGCTGCAACTACCTGGGCCATTTCTCAGACCCTATGTACCGCTGTGAGTGCAAACCTGGCTTTGCTGGAAATGGACACATCTGTGGAGAGGACACTGATCTTGATGGCTGGCCTAATGCTGATCTTGTGTGTGTCGAGAATGCAACCTATCACTGCAAAAAG GACAACTGCCCCAATCTTCCTAACTCTGGGCAAGAGGACTACGACAAGGATGGAATTGGTGATGCTTgtgatgatgacgatgatgacGATGGCATTCCTGATGACAGG GACAACTGCCCACTGATCTTCAACCCAAGACAGTATGACTATGATCGCGACGACGTGGGAGACCGCTGTGATAACTGTCCGTACAACAGTAACCCAGACCAAACTGATACCGACAACAATGGTGAAGGTGATGCCTGTGCTGTGGACATTGATGGAGATG GTATTTTGAATGAGAATGACAACTGCCCATATCTGTACAACGTCGACCAGAAAGACACGGATTTCGATGGAGTTGGTGATCAGTGTGACAACTGCCCTCTGGAACACAACCCAGACCag CTCGACTCTGATGCGGACCGTGTTGGAGACAAATGTGACAGCAACCAGGATATCGACGAGGATGGTCACCAAAACAACCTAGACAACTGCCCGTACATCCCCAATGCGAACCAGGCTGATCACGACAAGGATGGTAAAGGAGATGCCTGTGActatgatgatgataatgatggcATCCCTGATGACAAAGACAACTGCAGATTGGTTTCCAATCCAGATCAACTGGATTCTGATG GCGATGGACGTGGTGATGCCTGTAAAGACGACTTTGACCAGGACAATGTCCTAGATATCTATGATGTGTGTCCTGAGAACTTTGACATTAGTGAAACCGACTTCCGCAAATTCCAGATGGTACCTCTGGATCCCAAGGGCACTTCTCAGATTGACCCCAACTGGGTGGTTCGTCATCAAGGAAAAGAACTGGTTCAGACAGTCAACTGCGACCCCGGCATTGCTGTTG GTTTTGATGAATTCAATTCAGTCGACTTCAGTGGAACATTCTTCATCAACACAGAGAGGGATGATGACTACGCCGGCTTTGTTTTCGGATACCAATCCAGCTCTCGCTTCTATGTGGTCATGTGGAAACAGATCACACAGACCTACTGGTCCAGCACACCTACCAAGGCACAGGGTTACTCAGGGCTGTCAATCAAAGTGGTTAATTCCACCACAGGGCCAGGCGAACATCTGAGGAACGCCCTCTGGCACACCGGAGACACTCCAGGACAG GTGCGCACACTGTGGCATGACCCGAAGAACGTGGGATGGAAGGACTTCACTGCTTACAGATGGCACCTGACGCATAGACCAAGAACTGGACATATAag AGTGGTCATGTATGAAGGCAAAAAAATCATGGCAGATTCCGGCAGAATTTATGACAAAACATATGCAGGCGGAAGACTGGGTCTCTTTGTCTTCTCACAAGAGATGGTGTACTTCTCAGACCTCAAATACGAATGCAGAG ATGCGTAA
- the thbs1b gene encoding thrombospondin-1 isoform X2, which produces MKSTAIFLLLMLWNCESARVAESRDDNSVYDLFELVQVPRKNHGVTLVKGDDPYSPAYKILNPDLIPPVPESAFRDLIDSIHAERGFLLLVNFKQFKHTRGSLLTVEKNDGSGPVFEIVSNGKANTLDIVFSTENKQQVVSIEEADLAVGHWKNITLFVQEDRVQFYVGCEEVNAAELDASIQSILTQETPSVASLRIGKGALKDRFMGVLQNVRFVFGTTLEAILRNKGCQNSIMTDIITLDNPINGSRPAIRTDYTGHKTKDLQMICGFSCEDLVGMFKELKGLGVVVQELSKELRKVTEEKNIIMHSMGIHEGVCLHNGIVHKNKEEWTVDDCTECTCQNSATLCRKISCPLIPCANATVPDGECCPRCGTPSDSAEDGWSPWSEWTHCSVSCGRGIQQRGRSCDRINNNCEGTSVQTRDCYLQECDKRFKQDGSWSHWSPWSSCSVTCGAGVITRIRLCNSPTPQMEGKDCQGEGRQTERCEKSPCPINGGWGPWSPWDTCSITCGGGVQNRKRLCNNPVPKYGGKDCVGDAKASQLCNKQACPIDGCLSNPCFEGAQCTSFPDGSWKCGKCPTGYTGNGINCKDINECEEVPDACFEFNGVHRCENTVPGYNCLPCPTRYTGPQPFGQGVEDAAAKKQVCTPRNPCLDGSHDCNKNARCNYLGHFSDPMYRCECKPGFAGNGHICGEDTDLDGWPNADLVCVENATYHCKKDNCPLIFNPRQYDYDRDDVGDRCDNCPYNSNPDQTDTDNNGEGDACAVDIDGDGILNENDNCPYLYNVDQKDTDFDGVGDQCDNCPLEHNPDQLDSDADRVGDKCDSNQDIDEDGHQNNLDNCPYIPNANQADHDKDGKGDACDYDDDNDGIPDDKDNCRLVSNPDQLDSDGDGRGDACKDDFDQDNVLDIYDVCPENFDISETDFRKFQMVPLDPKGTSQIDPNWVVRHQGKELVQTVNCDPGIAVGFDEFNSVDFSGTFFINTERDDDYAGFVFGYQSSSRFYVVMWKQITQTYWSSTPTKAQGYSGLSIKVVNSTTGPGEHLRNALWHTGDTPGQVRTLWHDPKNVGWKDFTAYRWHLTHRPRTGHIRVVMYEGKKIMADSGRIYDKTYAGGRLGLFVFSQEMVYFSDLKYECRDA; this is translated from the exons AAAGTCGAGACGACAACAGTGTTTACGATCTGTTTGAGCTCGTCCAAGTGCCGAGGAAAAACCACGGGGTCACCCTGGTGAAAGGCGACGACCCGTACAGCCCCGCCTACAAGATCCTGAACCCCGACCTGATTCCCCCGGTTCCCGAGAGCGCCTTCAGGGACCTAATCGATTCCATTCACGCCGAGAGAGGATTTCTGCTCCTGGTCAATTTCAAGCAGTTCAAGCACACGAGGGGAAGCCTTCTGACCGTGGAGAAGAATGACGGCTCCGGACCCGTTTTCGAAATCGTTTCCAACGGGAAAGCCAACACTCTGGACATTGTTTTTTCCACTGAAAACAAGCAACAGGTCGTGTCCATCGAGGAAGCGGATTTGGCGGTGGGACATTGGAAAAACATCACTCTTTTCGTGCAGGAGGACAGGGTTCAGTTCTATGTGGGATGTGAAGAGGTGAATGCAGCGGAGCTCGATGCTTCTATCCAGTCAATCCTCACTCAGGAGACCCCAAGTGTGGCGAGCTTGAGGATCGGCAAGGGCGCATTGAAGGACAGGTTCATG GGGGTGCTGCAAAATGTGCGCTTTGTGTTCGGAACAACACTGGAAGCGATTCTGAGGAATAAAGGATGCCAAAACT CAATTATGACTGATATCATCACTCTTGACAATCCCATAAATGGATCCAGACCTGCAATCAGGACTGATTACACCGGCCACAAAACAAAAG ATCTGCAGATGATTTGTGGCTTCTCATGTGAGGACCTGGTTGGCATGTTCAAGGAACTGAAAGGTCTTGGTGTGGTGGTGCAAGAACTGTCTAAAGAACTCCGCAAAGTG ACTGAAGAGAAAAACATAATCATGCATAGCATGGGCATTCATGAAGGTGTCTGTCTTCACAATGGaattgtgcacaaaaacaaggAGGAATGGACGGTGGACGATTGCACAGAGTGCACTTGCCAG AACTCTGCAACGTTGTGCCGCAAGATTTCATGTCCCCTAATTCCGTGTGCAAACGCCACAGTGCCTGATGGGGAATGCTGCCCTCGTTGTGGAACCC CGAGCGACTCCGCTGAGGATGGCTGGTCCCCCTGGTCTGAATGGACCCATTGTTCTGTGTCCTGTGGAAGGGGCATTCAGCAGCGCGGCCGCTCTTGCGACCGCATCAATAACAACTGCGAGGGCACGTCTGTGCAAACGAGAGACTGCTACCTCCAGGAGTGTGACAAGCGCT TTAAGCAAGATGGCAGCTGGAGTCACTGGTCACCCTGGTCCTCCTGCTCGGTCACCTGCGGTGCTGGCGTTATCACTCGCATCCGTCTCTGCAACTCCCCAACACCTCAGATGGAAGGCAAAGATTGCCAGGGTGAAGGTCGGCAAACTGAGAGGTGTGAGAAATCACCATGTCCGA TCAATGGTGGCTGGGGACCATGGTCACCCTGGGACACTTGCTCCATTACCTGTGGCGGTGGCGTCCAAAATCGTAAGCGTCTTTGCAATAATCCAGTACCCAAgtatggcggcaaagactgcgTGGGAGACGCAAAGGCCAGCCAGCTTTGTAACAAACAAGCCTGTCCAATTG ATGGATGTCTTTCAAATCCATGCTTTGAAGGAGCCCAGTGTACAAGCTTCCCAGATGGCTCTTGGAAATGTGGAAAATGCCCCACTGGATACACTGGAAATGGAATTAACTGCAAGGATATCAATGAG TGTGAGGAAGTCCCTGACGCCTGCTTTGAATTTAATGGAGTCCATAGGTGTGAGAACACAGTGCCAGGCTACAACTGCCTGCCATGTCCCACTCGCTACACCGGCCCACAGCCGTTTGGTCAAGGAGTGGAAGATGCTGCTGCCAAGAAACAG GTGTGCACGCCTCGTAATCCCTGCCTCGATGGAAGCCACGACTGCAATAAGAACGCTCGCTGCAACTACCTGGGCCATTTCTCAGACCCTATGTACCGCTGTGAGTGCAAACCTGGCTTTGCTGGAAATGGACACATCTGTGGAGAGGACACTGATCTTGATGGCTGGCCTAATGCTGATCTTGTGTGTGTCGAGAATGCAACCTATCACTGCAAAAAG GACAACTGCCCACTGATCTTCAACCCAAGACAGTATGACTATGATCGCGACGACGTGGGAGACCGCTGTGATAACTGTCCGTACAACAGTAACCCAGACCAAACTGATACCGACAACAATGGTGAAGGTGATGCCTGTGCTGTGGACATTGATGGAGATG GTATTTTGAATGAGAATGACAACTGCCCATATCTGTACAACGTCGACCAGAAAGACACGGATTTCGATGGAGTTGGTGATCAGTGTGACAACTGCCCTCTGGAACACAACCCAGACCag CTCGACTCTGATGCGGACCGTGTTGGAGACAAATGTGACAGCAACCAGGATATCGACGAGGATGGTCACCAAAACAACCTAGACAACTGCCCGTACATCCCCAATGCGAACCAGGCTGATCACGACAAGGATGGTAAAGGAGATGCCTGTGActatgatgatgataatgatggcATCCCTGATGACAAAGACAACTGCAGATTGGTTTCCAATCCAGATCAACTGGATTCTGATG GCGATGGACGTGGTGATGCCTGTAAAGACGACTTTGACCAGGACAATGTCCTAGATATCTATGATGTGTGTCCTGAGAACTTTGACATTAGTGAAACCGACTTCCGCAAATTCCAGATGGTACCTCTGGATCCCAAGGGCACTTCTCAGATTGACCCCAACTGGGTGGTTCGTCATCAAGGAAAAGAACTGGTTCAGACAGTCAACTGCGACCCCGGCATTGCTGTTG GTTTTGATGAATTCAATTCAGTCGACTTCAGTGGAACATTCTTCATCAACACAGAGAGGGATGATGACTACGCCGGCTTTGTTTTCGGATACCAATCCAGCTCTCGCTTCTATGTGGTCATGTGGAAACAGATCACACAGACCTACTGGTCCAGCACACCTACCAAGGCACAGGGTTACTCAGGGCTGTCAATCAAAGTGGTTAATTCCACCACAGGGCCAGGCGAACATCTGAGGAACGCCCTCTGGCACACCGGAGACACTCCAGGACAG GTGCGCACACTGTGGCATGACCCGAAGAACGTGGGATGGAAGGACTTCACTGCTTACAGATGGCACCTGACGCATAGACCAAGAACTGGACATATAag AGTGGTCATGTATGAAGGCAAAAAAATCATGGCAGATTCCGGCAGAATTTATGACAAAACATATGCAGGCGGAAGACTGGGTCTCTTTGTCTTCTCACAAGAGATGGTGTACTTCTCAGACCTCAAATACGAATGCAGAG ATGCGTAA